One segment of Ficedula albicollis isolate OC2 chromosome 2, FicAlb1.5, whole genome shotgun sequence DNA contains the following:
- the TXNL4A gene encoding thioredoxin-like protein 4A isoform X1 has product MSYMLPHLHNGWQVDQAILSEEDRVVVIRFGHDWDPTCMKMDEVLYSIAEKVKNFAVIYLVDITEVPDFNKMYELYDPCTVMFFFRNKHIMIDLGTGNNNKINWAMEDKQEMIDIIETVYRGARKGRGLVVSPKDYSTKYRY; this is encoded by the exons ATGTCGTACATGCTGCCGCACTTGCACAACGGGTGGCAGGTGGACCAGGCCATCCTGTCGGAGGAGGACCGGGTGGTGGTCATCCGCTTCGGGCACGACTGGGACCCCACGTGCATGAAGATGGACGAGGTGCTGTACAGCATCGCCGAGAAG gTTAAAAACTTTGCTGTTATTTATCTTGTGGACATCACTGAAGTACCAGACTTCAACAAGATGTACGAGTTGTACGATCCCTGTACCGTCATGTTTTTCTTCAG GAACAAACACATCATGATTGATTTAGGTACAGGTAATAACAACAAGATCAACTGGGCAATGGAAGATAAGCAGGAGATGATTGACATTATAGAAACTGTTTATAGAGGAGCCCGCAAAGGTCGAGGTTTGGTGGTATCGCCGAAAGATTATTCCACTAAATACAGATATTGA
- the TXNL4A gene encoding thioredoxin-like protein 4A isoform X2, protein MYELYDPCTVMFFFRNKHIMIDLGTGNNNKINWAMEDKQEMIDIIETVYRGARKGRGLVVSPKDYSTKYRY, encoded by the exons ATGTACGAGTTGTACGATCCCTGTACCGTCATGTTTTTCTTCAG GAACAAACACATCATGATTGATTTAGGTACAGGTAATAACAACAAGATCAACTGGGCAATGGAAGATAAGCAGGAGATGATTGACATTATAGAAACTGTTTATAGAGGAGCCCGCAAAGGTCGAGGTTTGGTGGTATCGCCGAAAGATTATTCCACTAAATACAGATATTGA